In one Grus americana isolate bGruAme1 chromosome 1, bGruAme1.mat, whole genome shotgun sequence genomic region, the following are encoded:
- the LRRN3 gene encoding leucine-rich repeat neuronal protein 3, with amino-acid sequence MKDMQLKINFLLGLVITALVQAVEKKADCPESCICEIRPWFTPRSVYMEAPTVDCNDLGLFNFPAKLPADTQVLLLQTNNIAKIEHSVDFPVNLTGLDLSQNNLSSVTSINLRKTPQLLSVYLEENKLTELPEECLSGLHNLQELYINHNLLSVIAPGAFIGLNNLLRLHLNSNGLQMINRKWFEATPNLEILMIGENPIIRIEDMNFKPLINLRSLVLAGINLTEIPDNALVGLDNLESISFYDNRFVRVPHIALQKATNLKFLDLNKNPINRIRRGDFSNMLHLKELGINNMPELISIDSLAVDNLPDLRKIEATNNPRLSYIHPNAFYRLPKLESLMLNSNALSALYRSTIESLPNLKEVSIHSNPIRCDCVIRWINMNKTNIRFMEPESLFCVDPPEFQGQNVRQIHFREMMEICLPLIAPESFPSTLDLKTGSHISLHCRATAEPEPEIYWITPSGHKLLPNTVSNKYYIHSEGTLEISDVTQKESGLYTCIATNLVGADLKSVMIKVDGSFPQDSNGSLNIKIKDIKSNSVLVSWKASSKILKSSVRWTAFLKAENSQAAQSARIPSDIKVYNLTHLNPSTEYKICIDIPTIYSQNKKQCVNVTTKGLDLTMKGYEKNNIIGFLACLGALLGVISVIYLYSCISREMSYDVGQSYLKNYLKKESFSLNELYPPLISLWDMGKEKSTAMEVKATVISVPTNMS; translated from the coding sequence ATGAAGGACATGCaactcaaaattaattttctacttGGCCTAGTTATCACTGCATTAGTAcaagctgtagaaaaaaaagcagactgcCCAGAGTCATGTATATGTGAGATCAGACCATGGTTCACCCCCAGGTCTGTGTATATGGAGGCTCCAACAGTGGACTGTAATGATTTAggcctttttaattttccagccAAACTGCCTGCAGACACACAGGTTCTACTTCTACAGACGAATAATATTGCAAAAATTGAACATTCAGTAGACTTCCCAGTGAATTTAACTGGTCTAGATTTATCTCAGAACAATTTATCCTCAGTGACCAGTATTAATCTTAGAAAGACACCACAGTTGCTTTCAGTGTACCTTGAAGAAAACAAGCTTACTGAACTCCCTGAAGAATGTCTTTCTGGACTCCACAATTTACAAGAGCTTTATATTAATCACAACCTGCTTTCTGTGATTGCACCGGGAGCTTTCATAGGCCTCAATAATCTTCTCAGACTTCATCTCAATTCAAATGGTCTGCAAATGATCAACAGGAAGTGGTTTGAAGCTACTCCTAATCTTGAAATTCTCATGATTGGAGAAAACCCAATAATCAGAATCGAAGATATGAACTTTAAGCCTCTTATCAATCTGCGCAGCCTAGTTTTAGCAGGCATAAATCTCACTGAAATACCAGATAATGCTTTGGTTGGCCTTGACAATTTAGAAAGCATCTCCTTTTATGACAACAGATTTGTTAGGGTGCCCCACATTGCTCTTCAAAAGGCTACAAATCTTAAATTTCTGGATCTAAACAAGAATCCCATCAACAGAATACGACGAGGAGATTTTAGCAATATGCTGCACCTAAAAGAGTTAGGAATTAATAACATGCCTGAACTGATTTCTATAGATAGTCTTGCTGTTGATAATTTGccagatttaagaaaaatagaagcTACCAATAACCCGAGATTGTCATACATTCATCCAAATGCATTCTACAGACTTCCCAAGCTGGAATCGCTCATGCTCAACAGCAACGCGCTGAGTGCCCTGTACCGCAGCACAATAGAATCCTTGCCTAACCTCAAAGAAGTAAGTATACACAGCAATCCCATTAGATGTGATTGTGTCATCCGCTGGATTAAcatgaataaaacaaacattCGCTTCATGGAGCCAGAGTCCCTGTTTTGTGTAGATCCTCCTGAATTCCAAGGCCAGAACGTGAGACAGATACACTTCCGGGAAATGATGGAAATCTGTCTCCCCCTGATAGCTCCTGAAAGTTTTCCATCTACTCTGGATTTAAAAACTGGCAGCCATATTTCTTTACATTGCAGAGCCACAGCAGAACCAGAACCTGAAATCTACTGGATAACACCATCAGGACACAAACTTTTGCCTAATACTGTTTCTAATAAATACTACATTCATTCTGAAGGAACATTAGAAATAAGTGATgtaacacaaaaagaaagtggCTTATACACATGTATAGCAACAAATTTAGTTGGGGCAGACCTAAAGTCAGTCATGATTAAAGTGGACGGCTCTTTCCCTCAGGACAGCAATGgatctttaaatattaaaataaaagatataaaaTCTAATTCTGTTTTGGTTTCATGGAAAGCAAGTTCAAAAATTCTGAAGTCCAGTGTTAGATGGACAGCCTTTCTGAAAGCCGAAAACTCGCAGGCTGCACAGAGCGCTCGAATACCATCTGATATAAAGGTATATAACCTTACACATCTGAATCCATCAACTGAATACAAAATTTGTATAGATATTCCCACTATCTATTCACAGAATAAGAAACAATGTGTCAACGTAACCACAAAAGGACTGGACTTGACAATGAAAGGCTATGAAAAGAACAACATAATAGGATTCCTTGCCTGCCTTGGTGCTCTTCTGGGAGTCATCTCTGTGATATATCTCTACAGTTGCATCTCACGAGAGATGAGCTATGATGTTGGACAGAGCTATCTAAAGAATTACCTGAAGAAAGAATCCTTTTCACTCAATGAGCTTTATCCTCCTCTGATCAGTCTTTGGGACATgggcaaagaaaaaagcacagcaatGGAAGTAAAAGCAACTGTAATAAGTGTGCCAACCAATATGTCATAA